From a region of the Calliphora vicina chromosome 4, idCalVici1.1, whole genome shotgun sequence genome:
- the LOC135956516 gene encoding mitochondrial import inner membrane translocase subunit Tim13-like — translation MSGISNLSANEKGELMDQVKQQIAVANAQELLTKMTEKCFNKCINKPGVSLDSSEQKCISMCMDRFMDSWNLVSRTYGSRLQREQNKN, via the exons atgtcGGGCATTTCAAATCTATCGGCCAATGAAAAAGGCGAATTAATGGATCAGGTTAAACAACAAATTGCCGTAGCAAATGCACAGGAACTCTTGACG aaaatgacTGAAAAATGCTTCAACAAGTGCATTAACAAACCCGGTGTATCACTGGATTCTTCGGAACAG AAATGCATTTCCATGTGCATGGATCGGTTTATGGACTCTTGGAATTTAGTATCACGTACTTATGGCAGTCGTTTGCAGcgcgaacaaaataaaaactag